One genomic region from Amphiprion ocellaris isolate individual 3 ecotype Okinawa chromosome 20, ASM2253959v1, whole genome shotgun sequence encodes:
- the im:7136021 gene encoding uncharacterized protein im:7136021 isoform X2, with product MAAALQLPAELWLQVFSFLSWRDKLSMRCTCSHFRHLVDKSRPLWRGFSVVLRHFSRYNRPFWRSLAQRHVGSVSLRSGKKKDLKQLSTWLPALDALRLDDWREGGVDELKQFRQLQHLSVTSCSTPLKNPDFLLSLRHQLTQLSLCNIQLTCPAPHLLAAVSQLTRLTSLQLHHDGSLRFPTLSGVLSHLTELRHLSWTMITYKTLSHDFFSPAHHRGDTVLQLSDLQLLNYDAMVTEETLQPLSRLRSLSIFHLYSVPGPTCHLRTWLTSLQQLCSLSIHGGHPLAVYADCLPSSLLSLTLCVDLQPEDLQLVSIRAPHLEHLHLEPWSSSSNLVRLLPQLFPHLRTLRIRHQHVSDEDFLCLQQLQQLHTLEVLDSYYRPDPTDPSWVVYQPSPRLLQLSADLQRRTSHRVRVVTSSHRDPLTCDCV from the exons ATGGCAGCGGCGCTGCAGCTGCCCGCCGAGCTGTGGCTGCAGGTGTTCAGCTTCCTGTCCTGGAGAGACAAACTGAGCATGCGCTGCACCTGTTCGCACTTCAGACACCTGGTGGATAAGTCCCGCCCCCTGTGGCGCGGCTTCAGCGTGGTGCTGCGACACTTTTCCCGCTACAACCGTCCGTTCTGGCGCAGCCTGGCTCAGCGGCACGTGGGCAGCGTGTCTCTGCGCTCAGGTAAGAAGAAGGACCTGAAGCAGTTGTCCACCTGGCTGCCTGCCTTGGACGCGCTGCGATTGGACGACTGGAGGGAAGGGGGCGTCGACGAGCTGAAACAGTTCCGCCAGCTGCAGCATCTGTCCGTCACTTCCTGTTCAACACCGCTGAAGAACCCAGACTTCCTGTTGTCTCTGCGCCACCAGCTGACGCAGCTCAGCCTCTGTAACATCCAGCTCACCTGTCCGGCCCCTCACCTGTTGGCCGCCGTCAGTCAGCTGACCCGCCTCACCTCCCTGCAGCTGCATCACGACGGCAGTCTGAGGTTCCCGACGCTCAGCGGCGTCCTGAGTCACCTGACTGAGctcagacacctgtcctggacCATGATCACCTACAAAACACTGTCACATGACTTCTTTAGCCCCGCCCACCACCGAG GTGACACTGTTCTGCAGCTGTCTGACCTGCAGCTGTTGAATTACGACGCCATGGTAACAGAGGAAACGCTGCAGCCTTTGTCCCGCCTCCGCAGCCTGTCAATCTTCCACCTGTATTCCGTACCTGGACCCACTTGCCACCTGAGAACGTGGCTGACgtcactgcagcagctgtgcaGCCTCAGCATCCACG GAGGCCACCCCCTGGCGGTGTACGCTGACTGCCTGCCGTCCTCCCTCCTCAGTCTGACCCTCTGTGTGGACCTGCAGCCTGAAGACCTGCAGCTGGTCTCCATCAGAGCGCCTCACCTGGAACACCTGCACCTGGAGCCCTGGAGCTCCTCCTCCAACCTTGTCAGACTCCTCCCACAGCTGTTCCCTCACCTGAGGACGCTGCGGATCAG ACACCAACACGTGTCGGACGAGGACTTCCtgtgtctgcagcagctgcagcagcttcacactCTGGAGGTTCTGGACTCGTACTACAGACCCGACCCGACGGACCCCAGCTGGGTCGTCTACCAGCCCAGTCCTcgtctgctgcagctgagtgcCGACCTTCAGCGACGCACCAGTCACAGAGTCCGAGTCGTCACCAGCTCACACAGAGACCCGCTCACCTGCGACTGTGTCTGA
- the dkc1 gene encoding H/ACA ribonucleoprotein complex subunit DKC1 isoform X1 — protein sequence MSAFILRKQPKKKKKKKKKVAVCARSVSDKMADGEVASAKKKKKAKRVSEDVGDVQQSEDFFIKPESKVPSLDTSQWPLLLKNFDKLNIRTAHYTPLPNGSNPLKRNIHDYVRSGFINLDKPANPSSHEVVAWIRRILRVEKTGHSGTLDPKVTGCLIVCVDRATRLVKSQQSAGKEYVGIVRLHNAIESEHALARALETLTGALFQRPPLIAAVKRQLRVRTIYESKLIEYDPERRLGIFWVSCEAGTYIRTLCVHMGLLLGVGGQMQELRRVRSGVLGEKDNMVTMHDVLDAQWQFDHNKDETYLRRVIFPLEKLLVSHKRLVMKDSAVNAICYGAKIMLPGVLRYEDGIEMNQDIVVMTTKGEAICTAVALMTTAVISTCDHGVVAKIKRVIMERDTYPRKWGLGPKASQKKMMIQKGLLDKHGKPNGNTPQDWKEQYVDYSVSKKTTEEPTETPAKRKREAAESDGEVTQPDTPSAEEAKKEKKKKKKEKRAKMEEAETGAEPDDTGAEPDAEVVESAKKKKKKKKQKESDTSE from the exons ATGTCAGCATTTATCCTACGGAAGCAgccgaagaagaagaagaagaagaagaagaaggtcgCAGTGTGTGCGCGCTCAGTCTCAGATAAGATGGCGGACGGTGAGG tagCATCGgctaagaagaagaagaaggcgaAGAGAGTCAGCGAAGATGTTGGG gacGTCCAGCAGAGCGAAGATTTCTTCATCAAGCCAGAGTCTAAAGTTCCGTCGTTGGACACATCTCAGTGGccgctgctgctgaag AACTTTGATAAACTTAACATCCGGACGGCTCACTACACCCCCCTACCCAACGGCAGCAACCCTCTGAAGAGGAACATCCACGACTATGTCAG GTCGGGTTTCATCAACCTGGACAAGCCGGCGAACCCGTCGTCCCACGAGGTCGTGGCGTGGATTCGGAGGATCCTTCGGGTTGAGAAGACGGGTCACAGCGGTACGCTCGATCCCAAAGTCACCGGTTGTCTGATCGTGTGCGTCGATCGAGCCACGCGATTGGTCAAATCCCAGCAGAGCGCAG gtAAAGAGTATGTGGGAATCGTTCGGCTGCACAATGCAATAGAGAGCGAACATGCTCTGGCCCGG GCGTTGGAGACATTGACCGGAGCTTTGTTCCAGCGGCCGCCGCTGATCGCCGCCGTGAAACGTCAGCTGAGAGTCCGAACGATCTATGAGAGCAAACTGATCGAGTACGACCCTGAGAGGAGGCTAG GTATCTTCTGGGTGAGCTGTGAGGCAGGAACCTACATCCGGACCCTGTGCGTCCACATGGGCCTGCTGCTGGGGGTCGGAGGCCAGATGCAGGAGCTGAGGAGAGTCCGGTCCGGCGTCCTGGGAGAGAAG GACAACATGGTGACGATGCACGACGTCCTGGATGCCCAGTGGCAGTTCGATCACAACAAAGACGAGACGTACCTGAGGAGAGTCATTTTCCCGCTGGAGAAGCTGCTGGTGTCGCACAAACGGCTGGTGATGAAGGACAGTGCA GTCAACGCCATCTGTTACGGGGCCAAGATCATGCTGCCAGGTGTGCTGAGGTACGAGGACGGCATCGAGATGAACCAGGACATCGTCGTCATGACGACGAAGGGCGAGGCCATCTGCACAG CCGTCGCTCTGATGACCACCGCCGTCATCTCCACCTGCGATCACGGCGTCGTGGCGAAGATCAAGAGGGTGATCATGGAGAGAGACACGTATCCTCGGAAGTGGGGTCTGGGTCCGAAG GCGAgtcagaagaagatgatgatccAGAAAGGACTCCTCGACAAACACGGCAAACCAAACGGCAACACGCCACAAGACTGGAAGGAACAATATGTCGACTACAG cgtctccaaaaagacaacagaggAGCCAACAGAGACTCCAGCGAAG AGGAAGCGGGAGGCGGCGGAGAGCGACGGAGAGGTGACACAGCCCGATACGCCGTCTGCAGAGGAGgcgaagaaagaaaagaagaaaaagaagaaagaaaagagggcCAAGATGGAGGAGGCCGAGACAGGGGCGGAGCCAGACGATACAGGGGCGGAGCCAGACGCAGAG GTGGTAGAAAGtgccaaaaagaagaaaaagaagaagaaacagaaggaaaGCGACACGTCAGAGTGA
- the im:7136021 gene encoding uncharacterized protein im:7136021 isoform X1, giving the protein MAAALQLPAELWLQVFSFLSWRDKLSMRCTCSHFRHLVDKSRPLWRGFSVVLRHFSRYNRPFWRSLAQRHVGSVSLRSGKKKDLKQLSTWLPALDALRLDDWREGGVDELKQFRQLQHLSVTSCSTPLKNPDFLLSLRHQLTQLSLCNIQLTCPAPHLLAAVSQLTRLTSLQLHHDGSLRFPTLSGVLSHLTELRHLSWTMITYKTLSHDFFSPAHHRAGDTVLQLSDLQLLNYDAMVTEETLQPLSRLRSLSIFHLYSVPGPTCHLRTWLTSLQQLCSLSIHGGHPLAVYADCLPSSLLSLTLCVDLQPEDLQLVSIRAPHLEHLHLEPWSSSSNLVRLLPQLFPHLRTLRIRHQHVSDEDFLCLQQLQQLHTLEVLDSYYRPDPTDPSWVVYQPSPRLLQLSADLQRRTSHRVRVVTSSHRDPLTCDCV; this is encoded by the exons ATGGCAGCGGCGCTGCAGCTGCCCGCCGAGCTGTGGCTGCAGGTGTTCAGCTTCCTGTCCTGGAGAGACAAACTGAGCATGCGCTGCACCTGTTCGCACTTCAGACACCTGGTGGATAAGTCCCGCCCCCTGTGGCGCGGCTTCAGCGTGGTGCTGCGACACTTTTCCCGCTACAACCGTCCGTTCTGGCGCAGCCTGGCTCAGCGGCACGTGGGCAGCGTGTCTCTGCGCTCAGGTAAGAAGAAGGACCTGAAGCAGTTGTCCACCTGGCTGCCTGCCTTGGACGCGCTGCGATTGGACGACTGGAGGGAAGGGGGCGTCGACGAGCTGAAACAGTTCCGCCAGCTGCAGCATCTGTCCGTCACTTCCTGTTCAACACCGCTGAAGAACCCAGACTTCCTGTTGTCTCTGCGCCACCAGCTGACGCAGCTCAGCCTCTGTAACATCCAGCTCACCTGTCCGGCCCCTCACCTGTTGGCCGCCGTCAGTCAGCTGACCCGCCTCACCTCCCTGCAGCTGCATCACGACGGCAGTCTGAGGTTCCCGACGCTCAGCGGCGTCCTGAGTCACCTGACTGAGctcagacacctgtcctggacCATGATCACCTACAAAACACTGTCACATGACTTCTTTAGCCCCGCCCACCACCGAG CAGGTGACACTGTTCTGCAGCTGTCTGACCTGCAGCTGTTGAATTACGACGCCATGGTAACAGAGGAAACGCTGCAGCCTTTGTCCCGCCTCCGCAGCCTGTCAATCTTCCACCTGTATTCCGTACCTGGACCCACTTGCCACCTGAGAACGTGGCTGACgtcactgcagcagctgtgcaGCCTCAGCATCCACG GAGGCCACCCCCTGGCGGTGTACGCTGACTGCCTGCCGTCCTCCCTCCTCAGTCTGACCCTCTGTGTGGACCTGCAGCCTGAAGACCTGCAGCTGGTCTCCATCAGAGCGCCTCACCTGGAACACCTGCACCTGGAGCCCTGGAGCTCCTCCTCCAACCTTGTCAGACTCCTCCCACAGCTGTTCCCTCACCTGAGGACGCTGCGGATCAG ACACCAACACGTGTCGGACGAGGACTTCCtgtgtctgcagcagctgcagcagcttcacactCTGGAGGTTCTGGACTCGTACTACAGACCCGACCCGACGGACCCCAGCTGGGTCGTCTACCAGCCCAGTCCTcgtctgctgcagctgagtgcCGACCTTCAGCGACGCACCAGTCACAGAGTCCGAGTCGTCACCAGCTCACACAGAGACCCGCTCACCTGCGACTGTGTCTGA
- the im:7136021 gene encoding uncharacterized protein im:7136021 isoform X3, whose product MAAALQLPAELWLQVFSFLSWRDKLSMRCTCSHFRHLVDKSRPLWRGFSVVLRHFSRYNRPFWRSLAQRHVGSVSLRSGKKKDLKQLSTWLPALDALRLDDWREGGVDELKQFRQLQHLSVTSCSTPLKNPDFLLSLRHQLTQLSLCNIQLTCPAPHLLAAVSQLTRLTSLQLHHDGSLRFPTLSGVLSHLTELRHLSWTMITYKTLSHDFFSPAHHRGGHPLAVYADCLPSSLLSLTLCVDLQPEDLQLVSIRAPHLEHLHLEPWSSSSNLVRLLPQLFPHLRTLRIRHQHVSDEDFLCLQQLQQLHTLEVLDSYYRPDPTDPSWVVYQPSPRLLQLSADLQRRTSHRVRVVTSSHRDPLTCDCV is encoded by the exons ATGGCAGCGGCGCTGCAGCTGCCCGCCGAGCTGTGGCTGCAGGTGTTCAGCTTCCTGTCCTGGAGAGACAAACTGAGCATGCGCTGCACCTGTTCGCACTTCAGACACCTGGTGGATAAGTCCCGCCCCCTGTGGCGCGGCTTCAGCGTGGTGCTGCGACACTTTTCCCGCTACAACCGTCCGTTCTGGCGCAGCCTGGCTCAGCGGCACGTGGGCAGCGTGTCTCTGCGCTCAGGTAAGAAGAAGGACCTGAAGCAGTTGTCCACCTGGCTGCCTGCCTTGGACGCGCTGCGATTGGACGACTGGAGGGAAGGGGGCGTCGACGAGCTGAAACAGTTCCGCCAGCTGCAGCATCTGTCCGTCACTTCCTGTTCAACACCGCTGAAGAACCCAGACTTCCTGTTGTCTCTGCGCCACCAGCTGACGCAGCTCAGCCTCTGTAACATCCAGCTCACCTGTCCGGCCCCTCACCTGTTGGCCGCCGTCAGTCAGCTGACCCGCCTCACCTCCCTGCAGCTGCATCACGACGGCAGTCTGAGGTTCCCGACGCTCAGCGGCGTCCTGAGTCACCTGACTGAGctcagacacctgtcctggacCATGATCACCTACAAAACACTGTCACATGACTTCTTTAGCCCCGCCCACCACCGAG GAGGCCACCCCCTGGCGGTGTACGCTGACTGCCTGCCGTCCTCCCTCCTCAGTCTGACCCTCTGTGTGGACCTGCAGCCTGAAGACCTGCAGCTGGTCTCCATCAGAGCGCCTCACCTGGAACACCTGCACCTGGAGCCCTGGAGCTCCTCCTCCAACCTTGTCAGACTCCTCCCACAGCTGTTCCCTCACCTGAGGACGCTGCGGATCAG ACACCAACACGTGTCGGACGAGGACTTCCtgtgtctgcagcagctgcagcagcttcacactCTGGAGGTTCTGGACTCGTACTACAGACCCGACCCGACGGACCCCAGCTGGGTCGTCTACCAGCCCAGTCCTcgtctgctgcagctgagtgcCGACCTTCAGCGACGCACCAGTCACAGAGTCCGAGTCGTCACCAGCTCACACAGAGACCCGCTCACCTGCGACTGTGTCTGA
- the dkc1 gene encoding H/ACA ribonucleoprotein complex subunit DKC1 isoform X2 — MADGEASAKKKKKAKRVSEDVGDVQQSEDFFIKPESKVPSLDTSQWPLLLKNFDKLNIRTAHYTPLPNGSNPLKRNIHDYVRSGFINLDKPANPSSHEVVAWIRRILRVEKTGHSGTLDPKVTGCLIVCVDRATRLVKSQQSAGKEYVGIVRLHNAIESEHALARALETLTGALFQRPPLIAAVKRQLRVRTIYESKLIEYDPERRLGIFWVSCEAGTYIRTLCVHMGLLLGVGGQMQELRRVRSGVLGEKDNMVTMHDVLDAQWQFDHNKDETYLRRVIFPLEKLLVSHKRLVMKDSAVNAICYGAKIMLPGVLRYEDGIEMNQDIVVMTTKGEAICTAVALMTTAVISTCDHGVVAKIKRVIMERDTYPRKWGLGPKASQKKMMIQKGLLDKHGKPNGNTPQDWKEQYVDYSVSKKTTEEPTETPAKRKREAAESDGEVTQPDTPSAEEAKKEKKKKKKEKRAKMEEAETGAEPDDTGAEPDAEVVESAKKKKKKKKQKESDTSE; from the exons ATGGCGGACGGTGAGG CATCGgctaagaagaagaagaaggcgaAGAGAGTCAGCGAAGATGTTGGG gacGTCCAGCAGAGCGAAGATTTCTTCATCAAGCCAGAGTCTAAAGTTCCGTCGTTGGACACATCTCAGTGGccgctgctgctgaag AACTTTGATAAACTTAACATCCGGACGGCTCACTACACCCCCCTACCCAACGGCAGCAACCCTCTGAAGAGGAACATCCACGACTATGTCAG GTCGGGTTTCATCAACCTGGACAAGCCGGCGAACCCGTCGTCCCACGAGGTCGTGGCGTGGATTCGGAGGATCCTTCGGGTTGAGAAGACGGGTCACAGCGGTACGCTCGATCCCAAAGTCACCGGTTGTCTGATCGTGTGCGTCGATCGAGCCACGCGATTGGTCAAATCCCAGCAGAGCGCAG gtAAAGAGTATGTGGGAATCGTTCGGCTGCACAATGCAATAGAGAGCGAACATGCTCTGGCCCGG GCGTTGGAGACATTGACCGGAGCTTTGTTCCAGCGGCCGCCGCTGATCGCCGCCGTGAAACGTCAGCTGAGAGTCCGAACGATCTATGAGAGCAAACTGATCGAGTACGACCCTGAGAGGAGGCTAG GTATCTTCTGGGTGAGCTGTGAGGCAGGAACCTACATCCGGACCCTGTGCGTCCACATGGGCCTGCTGCTGGGGGTCGGAGGCCAGATGCAGGAGCTGAGGAGAGTCCGGTCCGGCGTCCTGGGAGAGAAG GACAACATGGTGACGATGCACGACGTCCTGGATGCCCAGTGGCAGTTCGATCACAACAAAGACGAGACGTACCTGAGGAGAGTCATTTTCCCGCTGGAGAAGCTGCTGGTGTCGCACAAACGGCTGGTGATGAAGGACAGTGCA GTCAACGCCATCTGTTACGGGGCCAAGATCATGCTGCCAGGTGTGCTGAGGTACGAGGACGGCATCGAGATGAACCAGGACATCGTCGTCATGACGACGAAGGGCGAGGCCATCTGCACAG CCGTCGCTCTGATGACCACCGCCGTCATCTCCACCTGCGATCACGGCGTCGTGGCGAAGATCAAGAGGGTGATCATGGAGAGAGACACGTATCCTCGGAAGTGGGGTCTGGGTCCGAAG GCGAgtcagaagaagatgatgatccAGAAAGGACTCCTCGACAAACACGGCAAACCAAACGGCAACACGCCACAAGACTGGAAGGAACAATATGTCGACTACAG cgtctccaaaaagacaacagaggAGCCAACAGAGACTCCAGCGAAG AGGAAGCGGGAGGCGGCGGAGAGCGACGGAGAGGTGACACAGCCCGATACGCCGTCTGCAGAGGAGgcgaagaaagaaaagaagaaaaagaagaaagaaaagagggcCAAGATGGAGGAGGCCGAGACAGGGGCGGAGCCAGACGATACAGGGGCGGAGCCAGACGCAGAG GTGGTAGAAAGtgccaaaaagaagaaaaagaagaagaaacagaaggaaaGCGACACGTCAGAGTGA